One part of the Bacteroidia bacterium genome encodes these proteins:
- a CDS encoding thioredoxin domain-containing protein, which produces MKLDTFQKNVIDKSQEEAVLVLYWGTWCGTCHVVRQMLEEMETKAEIDCQYVSVDVGQSPEIIESTGVNRVPRIHLYHKGQVLADSAGTGSPFFMKKWLKAHIPDPRQEELMEIQKDKRDFPNAEKEVGIETLLKQHPDFDDAKIALAWHQVLFQPEKSLDLIKHVVLGHKHWIEADDIRALAKLSSISEEEEGELEKELIQCKGALQLKQQEAAVNHLVAAFKLKLKHRNDLLRELAIAFIHVFGKDHPWIKAHEKPFSIMARL; this is translated from the coding sequence ATGAAACTGGATACCTTTCAAAAAAACGTCATTGATAAAAGCCAGGAAGAAGCTGTTCTGGTATTGTACTGGGGGACCTGGTGCGGAACCTGCCATGTGGTAAGACAGATGCTGGAAGAGATGGAGACCAAAGCGGAGATCGATTGTCAGTATGTGTCTGTAGATGTAGGCCAATCCCCGGAAATCATAGAAAGTACAGGGGTTAATCGAGTGCCTCGCATCCATTTATACCACAAAGGACAGGTATTGGCAGACTCTGCAGGAACGGGATCTCCTTTTTTCATGAAAAAGTGGCTCAAAGCCCATATACCTGATCCTCGCCAGGAGGAATTGATGGAAATCCAGAAGGATAAGAGGGATTTTCCCAATGCGGAGAAAGAAGTCGGAATAGAAACTCTCCTGAAGCAGCACCCGGATTTTGATGATGCAAAAATTGCCCTTGCCTGGCATCAGGTTTTGTTTCAGCCGGAAAAAAGCCTGGACCTGATCAAGCATGTGGTATTGGGACATAAGCATTGGATAGAAGCGGATGACATTCGCGCCCTGGCAAAGCTATCGAGTATTTCAGAGGAGGAAGAAGGAGAATTGGAGAAAGAATTGATACAATGCAAAGGTGCCTTACAATTGAAACAGCAGGAAGCTGCGGTCAATCATTTGGTAGCTGCTTTTAAGTTGAAGCTTAAACATAGAAATGATTTATTGAGGGAATTGGCAATTGCATTTATTCATGTTTTTGGCAAGGATCATCCCTGGATCAAAGCGCATGAAAAGCCTTTTTCCATTATGGCGAGGCTGTAA
- a CDS encoding carboxypeptidase, with translation MNRLYALLCVLLFSISALFGQERMLEAESTVVTKHKTVIKGTAINYTATTGTQPVWNDEGKAVASLFFTYYTRDGISDRSKRPLVISFNGGPGSASVWMHIAYTGPMILKIDDEGYPVQPYGVKQNPHSILDVADIVYVNPVNTGYSRILDKETKKTTFFGVNADIKYLADWINTFVTRNERWTSPKYLIGESYGTTRVSGLALELQNRQWMYLNGVILVSPTRLGIERDGPVIAANRLPYFAATAWYHNMLPADLQSKDLNEVLNEAEGYAIDKLIPAIAKGGFVGDEDRNYVAKQFARYSGLSEKVILQHNLDVPTSFFWKELLRDKGFTVGRLDSRYKGIDRKGAGDRPDYNSELTSWLHSFTPAINYYLREKLNYKTDIKYNMFGPVRPWDRGGDQTGENLRQAMAQNPYLKVMIQSGYYDGATSYFDAKYTMWQLDPSGRMKERLRFEGYRSGHMMYLRAEDLASSNDHIRDFILKSLPGEGVPAKY, from the coding sequence ATGAACCGTCTATACGCGCTTTTATGTGTGCTATTATTCTCGATCTCAGCCCTGTTCGGACAAGAACGAATGTTGGAGGCCGAATCTACGGTTGTTACCAAGCACAAAACTGTAATCAAAGGAACAGCAATCAATTACACGGCTACGACAGGTACCCAGCCCGTCTGGAATGATGAAGGAAAAGCTGTGGCTTCTTTGTTCTTTACCTATTATACCCGTGATGGTATTTCTGACCGCTCAAAAAGACCCCTCGTAATATCTTTCAATGGAGGACCGGGATCGGCTTCTGTTTGGATGCATATTGCCTATACAGGGCCTATGATTCTCAAGATTGATGATGAGGGATATCCTGTTCAGCCATATGGGGTAAAGCAAAATCCCCATTCGATTCTGGATGTAGCAGATATCGTATATGTCAATCCTGTCAATACCGGTTATTCACGGATTCTGGATAAGGAAACCAAAAAGACGACCTTTTTTGGAGTAAATGCGGATATCAAATATCTGGCGGATTGGATCAATACCTTTGTTACCAGAAATGAGCGCTGGACTTCTCCCAAGTATTTGATTGGCGAAAGTTATGGTACCACCAGAGTATCAGGTCTGGCCCTTGAACTTCAAAACAGACAATGGATGTACCTGAATGGAGTTATCCTGGTTTCTCCTACTCGTCTGGGGATCGAAAGAGATGGGCCTGTAATCGCAGCCAATCGTCTGCCTTATTTTGCAGCTACTGCCTGGTACCACAATATGCTACCAGCTGATTTGCAGTCAAAAGACCTGAATGAAGTGTTGAATGAGGCCGAAGGCTATGCCATTGACAAGCTCATACCTGCAATAGCAAAAGGAGGTTTTGTAGGAGATGAAGACAGAAACTATGTAGCTAAGCAGTTTGCCCGATACTCAGGCCTTTCAGAGAAAGTCATTCTCCAACATAATCTGGACGTACCTACCAGCTTTTTCTGGAAAGAACTGCTGAGAGATAAAGGATTTACAGTTGGTCGTCTGGATTCACGTTATAAAGGCATCGACAGAAAAGGGGCAGGGGACAGGCCGGATTACAATTCTGAGCTGACCAGTTGGTTGCATTCCTTTACCCCAGCTATCAACTATTACCTTAGAGAAAAACTCAATTACAAGACCGACATCAAATACAATATGTTCGGACCGGTAAGACCCTGGGACAGAGGCGGGGATCAAACAGGTGAAAACTTGCGTCAGGCTATGGCTCAGAACCCTTACTTAAAAGTGATGATTCAATCGGGTTATTATGATGGAGCGACTTCTTATTTTGATGCAAAATATACCATGTGGCAATTGGACCCAAGTGGCAGGATGAAAGAACGCCTTAGATTTGAGGGATATAGAAGTGGGCATATGATGTATCTGAGAGCAGAGGATTTGGCTTCTTCTAATGATCACATCCGTGATTTTATTTTGAAGAGCCTACCGGGAGAAGGAGTACCAGCGAAGTACTAA
- a CDS encoding histidine kinase, which yields MNSKKWNNWTPWLFATLTLCLGGFWGFQLHESLTLQYAGEWDQLGGFVRWLLGYVVILLGLMLLAWLNFRGPYQWWGLNEENKWIYRSWALLLYFFLYLFLQWTTGMEVDLVEENLLVALLAFIFVMGFTFVAGLVRSRNQQAKLLQEQTAAELQALRSQLNPHFLFNALNTLYSRAVPLEDESLAEGIEELSGILRFTLQQSQKDYVSIEEELTFLKRYIGLQQARMANPENIHIDIRWDQSEAQIPPLLLLPFVENLFKYGISPQSEIPAKLSLSIEEGFLDFLSQNPIYPVQQRGTGKGIEQVKRRLALQYPDQHQLSIQQSDEQFELRLQLTLAPKAVPAS from the coding sequence ATGAACTCAAAAAAGTGGAATAATTGGACTCCCTGGCTTTTTGCCACCCTGACGCTTTGTCTGGGTGGCTTTTGGGGATTTCAACTCCATGAAAGCCTTACCCTGCAATATGCAGGTGAGTGGGATCAATTAGGGGGATTTGTGCGTTGGCTTTTGGGCTATGTGGTCATCCTGCTGGGATTGATGTTATTGGCTTGGCTAAACTTTAGAGGTCCCTATCAGTGGTGGGGACTAAACGAAGAAAACAAATGGATCTATCGAAGTTGGGCTTTGCTTTTGTACTTTTTTCTCTACCTCTTTTTGCAGTGGACTACGGGAATGGAAGTTGATCTGGTAGAGGAAAATCTTTTGGTCGCTTTGTTGGCATTTATATTTGTCATGGGTTTCACCTTTGTCGCAGGTTTGGTAAGAAGTCGAAATCAGCAGGCGAAACTTTTGCAGGAACAAACAGCCGCGGAATTGCAAGCACTACGTTCTCAACTCAATCCTCATTTCCTCTTCAATGCCTTGAATACCCTATACAGTCGTGCAGTTCCTCTGGAAGATGAAAGCCTGGCTGAAGGCATTGAGGAACTCTCCGGAATATTACGATTTACCCTACAGCAATCCCAAAAAGATTATGTCAGTATAGAAGAGGAGCTGACTTTCTTGAAAAGATATATTGGCCTGCAACAAGCTCGCATGGCCAATCCCGAAAACATACATATTGATATTCGATGGGATCAAAGTGAAGCCCAAATTCCCCCGCTACTCTTGCTTCCATTCGTCGAGAACCTCTTTAAATATGGCATTTCCCCTCAGAGTGAAATACCCGCAAAGCTCAGTTTATCCATAGAAGAAGGATTTCTGGATTTCTTAAGTCAAAACCCTATTTATCCTGTTCAACAAAGAGGAACAGGTAAGGGCATCGAGCAAGTGAAAAGACGTCTTGCCCTACAATATCCCGATCAACACCAACTATCTATCCAACAATCAGACGAGCAATTTGAGCTGCGACTTCAATTAACTTTAGCTCCTAAAGCCGTCCCTGCCAGCTAA
- a CDS encoding LytTR family DNA-binding domain-containing protein, translating to MILQAIAIDDEPSALKVLEAHAEKIPFLNLKQSFLNPTEGLAYLQSHRVDVVFLDVQMPDLMGTELAKLLRDIDVQLIFVTAYADYAVQGFQLRALDYLLKPVSLPRFLEACNRALQGQQKRLNQSPSLFIKDGYDWVKVDLDALLYIRSDTNLLFFHQTEKTVSTRMTISKALDMLPKGAFVRVHKSYIVAIHAIRKIERHQLTVGQDQIPLASSYKEEVQRLLLG from the coding sequence ATGATACTACAAGCTATAGCCATAGACGACGAACCTTCAGCCCTCAAAGTGTTGGAAGCACATGCAGAGAAAATTCCTTTTCTCAATCTTAAGCAAAGTTTTCTGAATCCAACTGAGGGCCTGGCATATCTCCAAAGTCATAGAGTTGATGTGGTTTTTTTGGACGTACAAATGCCGGATTTGATGGGAACTGAATTGGCAAAACTTCTTCGGGATATAGATGTGCAGCTCATATTTGTGACTGCTTATGCGGATTATGCGGTTCAGGGATTTCAGTTACGTGCGCTGGACTATTTACTCAAGCCTGTTTCTTTGCCCCGTTTTCTGGAAGCCTGCAATCGGGCTTTGCAAGGGCAGCAAAAACGTCTGAATCAATCTCCCAGCCTATTTATCAAAGATGGCTATGATTGGGTGAAGGTTGACCTGGATGCTCTCTTATACATTCGTTCTGATACCAATCTCCTGTTCTTTCATCAAACAGAGAAAACGGTCAGTACGCGAATGACGATTTCAAAAGCCCTGGATATGCTGCCGAAAGGAGCCTTCGTGAGGGTGCATAAATCCTATATCGTAGCCATTCATGCGATTCGGAAAATCGAACGTCATCAATTGACCGTTGGGCAGGATCAAATCCCTTTGGCTAGCAGTTATAAGGAGGAAGTTCAGCGATTGTTGTTGGGATAA
- a CDS encoding RNA polymerase sigma-70 factor gives MSDFPKEIFYQNYGPLCNYAAAIVKDSAVAEDIVQNLFIQLWQKSSFQKVKQIEGFLLRATKFKCIDYLRSNQKTRLISLESYMAEASVGPSPFEIQEKDIEPLFHYFAAKLPPKTQEVFLKSRNGMSYREIAEDLDISIKTVENQMGRALKHMRSMLKEQNLLTLLLFLQSVF, from the coding sequence ATGTCTGATTTCCCGAAAGAAATATTCTACCAAAACTATGGACCTCTCTGTAACTATGCAGCAGCTATAGTTAAGGATTCCGCTGTGGCAGAAGATATTGTGCAAAACCTCTTCATCCAGCTATGGCAAAAATCCAGTTTTCAGAAAGTGAAACAGATAGAAGGTTTTTTATTAAGGGCTACTAAATTCAAGTGCATAGACTATCTGAGAAGCAATCAGAAAACCCGCTTGATTTCTCTGGAATCATATATGGCCGAAGCTTCTGTTGGACCAAGCCCCTTTGAAATACAAGAAAAAGACATTGAACCCTTGTTCCACTATTTTGCTGCCAAGCTCCCGCCTAAAACTCAGGAGGTGTTTTTAAAGAGCAGAAACGGAATGAGTTATCGGGAGATTGCTGAAGATCTGGATATTTCGATTAAAACTGTCGAAAATCAAATGGGTAGAGCCCTCAAACATATGCGTAGCATGCTAAAGGAACAGAATCTGCTCACTTTGCTTCTATTTCTTCAATCAGTCTTTTAA
- a CDS encoding FecR domain-containing protein, whose amino-acid sequence MENDIYDILLKHFKQETTAEEEKQLDKFRQENSFEYEQMRKLWFSDSEIKLYDFDTDAAWENVKKKALSQQGKRQLLFSRKWFAAAAVILLLFLGYWVLKDSIQSPQSRMISHKAEEGEGVDLIVLEDSTKIWLNEGAVLRYPQKFNEHERRISLSGEAFFEVEKDLNRPFIIQTALSETRVLGTSFNIKSRDEFCLVSVTEGRVEVSNSSDQKAILIAGEVARLQGKELDTYANANPNYLSWKTGVFHFEESTLRQMVEDLNSFYRNQILWEGSTEYNCNITADFENQSLEDIISMIELSCELDIKMEDGTYLIP is encoded by the coding sequence ATGGAAAACGACATATACGACATACTCCTCAAGCATTTTAAACAAGAGACAACTGCAGAAGAGGAAAAACAGCTAGATAAATTCCGGCAGGAAAACTCCTTTGAATATGAACAGATGAGAAAGCTCTGGTTTTCAGATTCTGAAATTAAGTTGTATGATTTTGATACCGATGCAGCATGGGAAAATGTTAAGAAAAAGGCACTATCTCAGCAAGGGAAACGGCAGCTGTTATTTAGCCGAAAATGGTTTGCCGCTGCTGCAGTAATTCTCTTGTTATTTCTGGGATATTGGGTCCTCAAAGATAGCATTCAGAGCCCTCAATCCAGGATGATCAGCCATAAAGCAGAAGAAGGGGAAGGGGTTGATTTAATTGTGTTAGAGGATAGCACTAAAATTTGGTTGAATGAAGGAGCTGTTTTACGTTACCCTCAAAAATTTAATGAACATGAGCGTAGGATAAGCTTGTCAGGAGAAGCCTTTTTTGAAGTAGAAAAGGACCTTAATCGTCCCTTTATTATACAAACTGCTCTATCCGAAACTCGGGTATTGGGCACTTCATTTAACATTAAAAGCAGGGATGAATTTTGTCTGGTAAGTGTAACTGAAGGTAGGGTAGAAGTTAGTAATTCCTCAGATCAGAAAGCGATTCTGATTGCGGGAGAAGTTGCTCGGCTACAAGGAAAAGAACTTGATACTTATGCGAATGCAAATCCTAATTACCTCTCCTGGAAAACAGGTGTTTTTCATTTTGAGGAAAGCACTTTAAGGCAAATGGTAGAAGATCTTAACAGCTTTTACAGAAATCAAATACTGTGGGAGGGAAGCACAGAGTATAATTGCAATATCACTGCAGATTTCGAAAATCAAAGCCTTGAAGATATTATAAGCATGATTGAGCTTAGCTGTGAATTAGATATAAAAATGGAAGATGGGACTTACCTCATTCCTTAA
- a CDS encoding carboxypeptidase-like regulatory domain-containing protein produces the protein MLFISLSAYGYSQDRLSETPISISLDNKSLKEVFKLIEKQTDIGFVYSNNPELEKKVSGEFHNMSLASFLEKCFEGTDLSFKEIGGKITIYRKGRSSRNSNSSGKKHNNKFTLSGYVYDKSTGEALIGCSIYDKEGKIGTITNEYGFYSLSLAQGSIQLAVSYFGYEQTEVPLTLNDDQQVNFELAQTDFDLDEILVEAQQATSRRKGISATQLSPQLIARLPSFLGEPDLQKNLLTLPGVSSIAAGSSGFNVRGGRVDQNLVLVDEAPLYNSSHLLGLLSVVDNNAVKEVNFFRSGIPAKYGGRVSSILDIRLKEGNSRSFNGSASINPFFAKLNLDIPLVEDRLNLVVSARQSYAALINLFVRQEETKLTPGFSDGSLKLNYRVGKKDKLFFSFYAGNDFIKSEETNKQGSRPIRKAMWGNLLANLRWNHLFSNKVFANLSLIYSDFNFEMKGINGNFSRSIYPVITTAQVRGQEIKYDLSFYPRASFSVYAGIGAQNNLYTRLSEVEEAGFISPEPNDNALEYYAYVDTESRLAKGLSLRAGLRFSGIWNYGPNFINRYETGLPPSVNTIIGTELIAAGKTLAHFQNPEPRLSLGYQLSENFNLSLAYDYLVQYRHLLSNTIGVAPYDVWVPASNYLPPTKAHQYSLGVRTNWKGFQLGTEIYFKQMKNLLEFRRNARLLFVGKEETELLPAELNAYGMELSLEKKQGNFQAYANYTWSRSWVRTLSEWENIQINKGRHYPSNYDRPHNASLVLSYAISSRLSSSANFIWQSGRPLTIPEGRIGSLILYGDRNAGRLPPNHRLDVSLSISPKPQANQKVKSTWVISVLNVYARRNILTYFIDQELKPADQISETFFNYKLKQMSLVPGIIPSFSYKLHF, from the coding sequence ATGCTATTTATAAGTCTTTCTGCCTATGGTTATTCCCAGGACCGATTGAGTGAGACTCCTATTAGCATTAGTCTGGACAATAAAAGCCTGAAAGAGGTATTTAAGCTCATAGAGAAGCAGACAGATATTGGATTTGTATACAGTAATAATCCGGAACTAGAAAAGAAAGTTAGTGGAGAATTTCACAATATGAGTCTAGCTTCTTTTCTGGAAAAATGTTTTGAAGGGACAGATTTAAGCTTTAAAGAAATTGGGGGAAAGATCACCATATATAGAAAGGGAAGAAGTAGCAGGAATTCCAATTCTTCAGGCAAGAAGCACAACAATAAATTCACCCTTTCAGGTTATGTTTATGATAAATCTACAGGCGAGGCTCTGATAGGGTGCTCGATCTACGATAAAGAAGGTAAAATTGGGACGATTACAAATGAATATGGTTTTTATTCCCTTAGTCTCGCTCAAGGAAGTATTCAACTCGCAGTTTCCTATTTTGGGTATGAACAAACAGAAGTCCCGCTGACCCTGAATGATGATCAGCAGGTGAATTTTGAGTTGGCCCAGACTGATTTTGACCTGGATGAAATATTAGTTGAAGCTCAGCAAGCTACTTCCAGGCGTAAAGGAATATCAGCTACTCAACTTAGCCCACAACTTATTGCTCGTTTGCCTTCATTTTTGGGAGAACCCGATTTACAGAAAAATTTACTCACTTTGCCAGGCGTAAGCTCCATTGCAGCAGGAAGTAGTGGATTCAATGTTCGGGGAGGGCGTGTGGATCAAAATCTGGTCTTGGTAGATGAAGCTCCTTTGTACAACAGCTCCCATCTTTTGGGCCTACTTTCGGTAGTTGATAATAATGCAGTCAAAGAGGTCAATTTTTTCCGTTCCGGCATTCCTGCCAAATATGGAGGTCGGGTTTCTTCAATTTTAGATATTCGCCTAAAGGAGGGTAATAGCCGTTCCTTTAATGGCTCCGCATCCATTAATCCATTTTTTGCAAAACTCAACCTGGATATTCCTCTTGTAGAAGATCGTTTAAATCTGGTTGTTTCTGCCAGACAGTCTTATGCTGCTTTGATCAATCTATTTGTAAGGCAGGAAGAAACGAAGTTGACCCCAGGATTTAGCGATGGCTCCTTGAAATTAAATTATCGAGTAGGGAAGAAGGATAAATTATTTTTCTCTTTCTATGCGGGCAATGATTTTATTAAGTCCGAAGAAACTAACAAGCAAGGCAGCAGACCTATCCGAAAAGCTATGTGGGGGAATCTGCTTGCAAACCTCCGATGGAATCATCTATTCTCTAATAAGGTCTTTGCCAACCTCAGTTTGATCTATAGTGATTTCAATTTCGAGATGAAGGGTATAAATGGGAACTTTTCCAGATCGATCTATCCCGTAATCACCACTGCACAGGTAAGGGGACAGGAAATAAAATACGACCTTTCCTTTTATCCTCGGGCTTCTTTTTCAGTTTATGCAGGAATAGGAGCCCAAAATAATCTGTATACGCGTTTATCAGAAGTGGAAGAAGCAGGATTTATCTCTCCTGAACCCAACGATAATGCCCTGGAATATTATGCGTATGTTGATACAGAGAGCAGACTCGCAAAAGGGCTAAGTCTGCGCGCCGGTCTCCGTTTTTCAGGCATATGGAACTATGGCCCGAATTTCATCAATCGATATGAAACGGGATTACCGCCCTCTGTCAATACGATCATTGGAACTGAGCTCATTGCTGCCGGAAAAACTCTGGCCCACTTTCAAAACCCTGAACCCAGGCTTTCCCTTGGCTATCAATTATCGGAAAACTTCAACCTAAGTCTGGCTTATGACTACCTGGTGCAATACAGACATTTGCTCTCAAATACGATAGGAGTTGCGCCTTATGACGTTTGGGTGCCTGCCAGCAATTATTTGCCTCCAACTAAAGCACATCAGTATAGCTTGGGTGTTCGTACAAACTGGAAAGGATTCCAGCTTGGGACAGAGATTTACTTCAAGCAAATGAAAAACCTTCTGGAATTCCGCAGAAATGCCCGCTTGCTTTTTGTAGGTAAAGAGGAGACGGAATTGCTTCCCGCTGAATTAAATGCCTATGGTATGGAGTTGAGTTTGGAGAAAAAGCAGGGAAACTTTCAGGCTTATGCAAATTATACCTGGTCTCGGTCCTGGGTGCGAACTTTATCAGAATGGGAAAATATCCAGATAAATAAAGGAAGGCATTATCCTTCAAATTACGATCGCCCTCACAATGCCAGTCTTGTGCTTTCTTATGCTATTAGCTCCAGACTAAGTAGCTCCGCAAACTTCATATGGCAATCTGGAAGGCCCCTGACCATTCCGGAAGGACGGATTGGAAGCCTGATTCTTTACGGGGATAGAAATGCAGGGAGATTACCGCCAAACCATCGCCTGGATGTATCTCTGTCTATTAGCCCTAAACCTCAGGCAAATCAAAAAGTAAAAAGTACTTGGGTAATCTCCGTTTTGAATGTTTATGCCCGTAGAAACATCCTTACCTATTTCATTGATCAGGAATTGAAGCCAGCTGATCAGATTTCAGAAACCTTTTTCAATTATAAATTGAAACAAATGTCTTTGGTGCCCGGCATCATTCCTTCCTTTTCCTACAAACTTCATTTTTAA
- a CDS encoding glycosyltransferase family 61 protein — protein MKQALKEALRPYVKPYQRSFRKLKKQSKSLMLLPLRALPMSSEKLGPPKGLYFTLEEWANSLKDPGAGEYTIVAESEALIRKKPQTIEDKVHWIIEKEYRKDSPDASVSFLRNGRVWVKHNNMGHVNSTAHITENDHVLIPISDEFNPNPREHSIFSQFKLPNLHHIQGRAISLVTMKGEQFYHWIYDLLPKLASLERAGMSLDDADAIIINSSKSRFMKDTLAALGIPEEKLVDTQTYQHLKADELIVPSTPAGVGNPTRWICEYLREKFIPLKAELPADTSEKVYISRANAPARKVLNEDAIVKVAEKYGFQKYTLEKMSYLEQVALFNQAKVILTPHGAGLSGLVYCEPGTQVLEFYHPQYVNACFYALCNTMEIDYSYFIGKGKAPKEGVDLAMNMADITVDTDKLEKAIKAIL, from the coding sequence ATGAAACAAGCATTAAAAGAGGCATTGAGGCCTTATGTAAAGCCCTACCAACGCTCTTTTCGCAAGCTCAAGAAGCAATCGAAAAGCCTGATGCTTTTGCCATTGAGGGCTTTGCCCATGAGTTCGGAGAAATTGGGGCCTCCCAAAGGCTTGTATTTCACCCTGGAAGAATGGGCCAATAGCTTGAAAGATCCCGGGGCAGGAGAATATACGATTGTCGCCGAATCAGAAGCCCTGATTCGAAAAAAACCACAAACCATAGAGGATAAAGTTCACTGGATTATCGAAAAAGAATACCGCAAGGATTCTCCGGATGCCAGCGTTTCTTTTTTGCGAAATGGTCGGGTATGGGTAAAGCACAACAATATGGGCCACGTAAACTCTACAGCTCATATCACAGAAAATGATCATGTGCTCATTCCCATTTCTGATGAATTCAATCCCAATCCAAGGGAGCACAGCATATTCAGCCAGTTTAAACTTCCCAATCTTCATCACATCCAGGGCAGAGCGATCTCTTTGGTAACTATGAAAGGAGAGCAGTTTTATCACTGGATCTATGATTTGCTTCCGAAATTGGCCTCATTAGAACGCGCAGGTATGTCTTTGGATGATGCAGACGCGATTATCATCAATAGCAGCAAGAGTCGCTTCATGAAGGATACCCTGGCAGCTTTGGGGATTCCGGAAGAAAAATTGGTCGATACACAGACCTACCAGCATTTGAAAGCCGACGAATTGATCGTTCCCTCTACTCCTGCAGGAGTAGGAAATCCGACCCGATGGATTTGCGAATATTTGCGAGAGAAATTCATTCCCCTGAAAGCTGAACTTCCTGCTGATACTTCTGAGAAAGTGTATATCAGCCGGGCTAATGCTCCCGCGCGGAAAGTGCTCAATGAGGACGCTATTGTCAAAGTAGCTGAGAAATATGGCTTCCAGAAATATACCCTGGAAAAGATGAGCTATCTGGAGCAAGTGGCCCTCTTTAATCAGGCAAAAGTGATTCTTACACCACATGGAGCAGGATTATCCGGACTGGTATATTGCGAGCCGGGAACTCAGGTATTGGAATTTTACCATCCCCAATACGTCAATGCCTGTTTCTACGCGCTTTGTAATACGATGGAGATCGATTATTCCTATTTTATAGGGAAAGGGAAAGCTCCAAAGGAAGGCGTTGATCTCGCGATGAATATGGCCGATATCACGGTCGATACCGATAAGCTGGAAAAAGCGATAAAGGCTATTCTTTGA
- a CDS encoding glycosyltransferase, with translation MEQKKLLFITSQLPYPPVGGGTSTSWNFINFLNQHFDTSMVTVLKWEDPSYEQEFLSKVKLDKYFSFELNVERTVGTVAKSYMQGVPINFVRNYHKELEEVIHAWLANDDYDYVFVDHYEMFQYIPENVKAKTIMHEHNAEFVMWERYSEVSPNPLKKLVTYLESKRIKKQEKDFCQRANMVLANPNDQEILSDLTNGNSHIEKIIPCGEDFMLEWPDLEWDNTEESLLYIGSLGWEANVDGLIWFLEEGWEALKAKKPNAKFYIVGGKPDARIVALADKFPDVIMTGFVDDLEDYYGKCRVFLTPLRFGSGVKLKVMNAMFRGIPVVTTPIGSEGMPVENGTHLYHTHSMKDFVEYSAKLLEDQSTWEKLRDNSRKLTAELFSWKTQLQNIKENILSLDSVVEKQHS, from the coding sequence ATGGAACAGAAAAAATTACTTTTCATTACCTCGCAACTCCCCTACCCACCTGTGGGTGGTGGTACTAGTACCTCATGGAATTTCATCAACTTTCTAAACCAACACTTTGATACCTCTATGGTCACCGTGTTGAAATGGGAAGATCCTAGCTATGAGCAGGAATTTCTCTCGAAAGTAAAACTTGACAAATATTTTAGTTTCGAGCTCAATGTTGAAAGAACGGTAGGCACAGTAGCCAAAAGCTATATGCAAGGTGTACCTATCAATTTCGTAAGAAACTACCACAAAGAATTGGAAGAAGTCATCCATGCATGGCTAGCCAATGACGATTACGATTATGTTTTTGTCGATCACTATGAGATGTTTCAATACATCCCGGAAAATGTGAAGGCGAAAACCATTATGCATGAGCACAATGCTGAATTCGTAATGTGGGAAAGATACTCAGAGGTAAGTCCTAATCCGCTGAAAAAGCTGGTTACCTATCTGGAGTCCAAACGTATCAAAAAACAGGAAAAAGATTTTTGCCAAAGAGCCAATATGGTGCTGGCAAATCCCAATGACCAGGAGATTCTTTCAGATTTGACCAATGGAAATAGTCACATCGAGAAAATCATTCCTTGTGGAGAAGACTTTATGCTGGAATGGCCCGACCTCGAATGGGATAATACCGAAGAATCTTTGCTTTATATCGGTTCTCTGGGATGGGAAGCCAATGTAGATGGTCTTATCTGGTTCCTGGAAGAAGGATGGGAAGCTTTGAAAGCAAAAAAACCCAATGCCAAGTTTTACATCGTTGGCGGTAAGCCCGATGCGCGTATTGTAGCTCTGGCAGATAAATTTCCAGATGTAATCATGACAGGCTTCGTAGATGATCTGGAGGATTACTATGGTAAATGCAGGGTTTTCCTAACGCCTCTTCGCTTTGGTAGTGGAGTAAAATTAAAGGTAATGAACGCTATGTTCAGAGGAATTCCTGTGGTTACAACTCCTATTGGCTCAGAAGGAATGCCTGTCGAAAATGGCACGCACCTATACCATACCCATAGCATGAAGGACTTTGTAGAATATTCTGCGAAGCTTCTGGAAGATCAAAGCACATGGGAAAAACTGAGAGACAATAGCCGTAAATTGACTGCGGAGCTATTTTCCTGGAAAACGCAATTACAAAATATCAAAGAGAACATACTTTCACTTGACAGTGTAGTAGAGAAGCAACATTCATGA